The following are from one region of the Streptomyces fradiae genome:
- a CDS encoding MMPL family transporter: MAAIARWCVKHRLVAVLLWLVALGGAVTGAALAGSAYSNDYEVPGTESGRATALLDRGFHGAGGDSDTIVWHTDRGSVRAPDVEQRMTAMLHKVEDLPGIASVASPYGSAPGQISEDGRTAYAAVTFDAQADDIPKSEAQALVDTAKAAATDGVQVELGGAAVGATVSTGGHTAEIVGVAVAAVVLFLAFGSLAAAVLPIATALVSVGIAYSGIVLLGHLMTVADFAPMLGMLIGLGVGIDYALFIVTRHRKGLKRGLPVAEAARIAVATTGRAVVFAGATVCIALLGMLILRLGFLNGVAIAASLTVVLTVAASVTLLPALLSLIGMRALSRKERRQLAEHGPQPELPTGFAARWSAFVERHPKLLGAVAAVVMLVLALPTFALHLGSSDQGNNAATATTRKAYDLIAEGFGPGTNGPLTLVAELDGADDRVALDALPARLAHTKGVESVSPITYNGPGDTAVLTVVPDSSPQSKATSELVDRLRHDVLPAAEDGSSLQVHVGGVTASFDDFAEIIVGKLPLFVGVVIALGCVLLLLAFRSIGIPLKAALMNVMAVAGAFGVVVAIFQWGWGTELLGLGSAGPIEPFLPVIMVSVLFGLSMDYQVFLVSRMYEEWLETGDNRRAVRVGLAETSRVINSAAVIMISVFLAFVLSGDRVIAMFGIALAAAVALDAFVLRTLLVPALMHMLGGANWWLPRWLDRRLPRISIEPPECRVAADARAKIATEALETLEAPEPARIPAQRVLTATQAEETTEDVRDTTG; encoded by the coding sequence TTGGCAGCCATCGCCCGGTGGTGCGTGAAGCACCGCCTCGTCGCCGTTCTGCTCTGGCTCGTCGCCCTCGGCGGCGCCGTCACCGGAGCGGCGCTCGCCGGAAGCGCGTACTCCAACGACTACGAGGTGCCCGGCACCGAGTCGGGCCGGGCCACCGCCCTCCTCGACCGCGGCTTCCACGGCGCCGGCGGCGACAGCGACACCATCGTCTGGCACACCGACCGCGGCAGCGTCCGCGCCCCCGACGTGGAACAGCGGATGACCGCCATGCTCCACAAGGTCGAGGACCTCCCCGGCATCGCCTCCGTCGCCTCCCCGTACGGCTCCGCCCCCGGCCAGATCAGCGAGGACGGGCGCACCGCCTACGCCGCCGTCACCTTCGACGCGCAGGCCGACGACATCCCGAAGAGCGAGGCCCAGGCCCTCGTCGACACCGCGAAGGCCGCCGCCACCGACGGCGTCCAGGTCGAGCTCGGCGGCGCCGCCGTCGGCGCCACCGTCTCCACCGGCGGTCACACCGCCGAGATCGTCGGCGTGGCCGTCGCCGCCGTCGTCCTCTTCCTCGCCTTCGGCTCCCTCGCCGCCGCCGTGCTCCCCATCGCGACCGCCCTGGTCAGCGTCGGCATCGCCTACTCCGGGATCGTGCTCCTCGGCCATCTGATGACGGTCGCCGACTTCGCGCCCATGCTGGGCATGCTGATCGGCCTCGGCGTCGGCATCGACTACGCGCTGTTCATCGTGACCCGCCACCGCAAGGGCCTCAAACGCGGCCTGCCGGTGGCCGAGGCCGCCCGGATAGCCGTCGCCACCACCGGCCGCGCCGTGGTCTTCGCCGGCGCCACCGTCTGCATCGCCCTGCTCGGCATGCTCATCCTCCGGCTCGGCTTCCTCAACGGCGTCGCCATCGCCGCCTCGCTCACCGTCGTCCTCACCGTCGCCGCCTCCGTCACCCTGCTGCCCGCGCTGCTCTCCCTCATCGGCATGCGCGCGCTGAGCCGCAAGGAACGCCGGCAGCTCGCCGAGCACGGCCCCCAGCCCGAGCTCCCCACCGGCTTCGCCGCCCGCTGGTCCGCCTTCGTCGAGCGCCACCCCAAGCTGCTCGGCGCGGTCGCCGCCGTCGTCATGCTCGTCCTCGCCCTGCCCACCTTCGCCCTCCACCTGGGCAGCTCCGACCAGGGCAACAACGCGGCCACCGCCACCACCCGCAAGGCCTACGACCTGATCGCCGAGGGCTTCGGACCCGGTACGAACGGGCCGCTCACCCTCGTCGCCGAGCTCGACGGCGCCGACGACCGGGTCGCCCTCGACGCGCTGCCGGCCCGCCTCGCGCACACCAAGGGCGTCGAGTCGGTCTCCCCGATCACGTACAACGGCCCCGGCGACACCGCCGTCCTCACCGTCGTCCCCGACTCCTCGCCCCAGTCGAAGGCCACCAGCGAGCTGGTCGACCGGCTCCGCCACGACGTCCTGCCGGCCGCCGAGGACGGCAGCTCGCTCCAGGTCCACGTCGGCGGCGTCACCGCCTCCTTCGACGACTTCGCCGAGATCATCGTCGGCAAGCTGCCGCTCTTCGTCGGCGTGGTCATCGCGCTCGGCTGCGTCCTGCTGCTGCTCGCCTTCCGCTCGATCGGCATCCCGCTCAAGGCCGCCCTGATGAACGTCATGGCCGTCGCCGGCGCCTTCGGCGTGGTCGTCGCGATCTTCCAGTGGGGCTGGGGCACCGAGCTGCTCGGCCTCGGCAGCGCCGGGCCCATCGAACCCTTCCTGCCCGTGATCATGGTCTCGGTGCTCTTCGGCCTCTCCATGGACTACCAGGTCTTCCTGGTCAGCCGGATGTACGAGGAGTGGCTGGAGACCGGCGACAACCGGCGCGCGGTCCGGGTCGGCCTCGCCGAGACCAGCCGGGTGATCAACTCGGCGGCGGTCATCATGATCTCCGTCTTCCTCGCCTTCGTCCTCTCCGGCGACCGGGTCATCGCGATGTTCGGCATCGCGCTCGCCGCCGCCGTCGCCCTCGACGCCTTCGTCCTGCGCACCCTCCTCGTCCCCGCCCTCATGCACATGCTCGGCGGCGCCAACTGGTGGCTGCCCCGCTGGCTGGACCGCCGGCTGCCGCGGATCAGCATCGAGCCGCCGGAGTGCCGCGTGGCCGCCGACGCCCGTGCGAAGATCGCCACCGAGGCCCTGGAGACCCTGGAGGCCCCGGAGCCCGCGCGGATACCCGCACAGCGGGTGCTCACGGCGACGCAGGCGGAGGAGACGACCGAAGATGTTCGCGATACCACTGGGTGA
- a CDS encoding GNAT family N-acetyltransferase, with protein sequence MFAIPLGDDGAELTPLAPWQADEFLAHIDRGRDFIGAHVGLPDIVTDLDTARAHLTRYADRAARDAGYLYGIRVDGLLVGGVLFVHFDATGGTAEAGCWIEPGYAGRGLVTRACRAIIDWAIERRGIHRVEWQVSPANTPSIAVARRLGMTKEGVLRENYPYRGKRNDTEIWSVLAPEWRAAKEA encoded by the coding sequence ATGTTCGCGATACCACTGGGTGACGACGGCGCCGAGCTCACCCCGCTGGCCCCCTGGCAGGCGGACGAGTTCCTCGCCCACATCGACCGCGGCCGTGACTTCATCGGCGCGCACGTCGGCCTCCCGGACATCGTCACCGACCTCGACACCGCCCGCGCCCACCTCACCCGCTACGCCGACCGGGCCGCCCGCGACGCCGGCTACCTCTACGGCATCCGGGTCGACGGCCTCCTCGTCGGCGGCGTCCTCTTCGTCCACTTCGACGCGACGGGCGGGACGGCCGAGGCCGGCTGCTGGATCGAGCCCGGGTACGCGGGCCGGGGCCTGGTCACCCGCGCCTGCCGGGCCATCATCGACTGGGCGATCGAGCGGCGCGGCATCCACCGCGTCGAATGGCAGGTCTCGCCCGCGAACACGCCCAGCATCGCCGTCGCCCGCCGCCTCGGCATGACGAAGGAAGGCGTGCTCCGCGAGAACTACCCCTACCGCGGCAAGCGCAACGACACCGAGATCTGGTCGGTGCTCGCCCCGGAGTGGCGGGCCGCGAAGGAGGCCTGA
- a CDS encoding DUF6191 domain-containing protein has product MMEELFAPGRKHTDDERQRLALTREDLGDGDPYRGPIDLSSGKVTIRLPRPADGD; this is encoded by the coding sequence ATGATGGAAGAGCTGTTCGCACCGGGCCGCAAGCACACCGACGACGAGCGGCAGCGGCTCGCGCTGACCCGGGAGGACCTGGGCGACGGCGACCCGTACCGGGGGCCGATAGACCTGTCCTCGGGGAAGGTGACCATACGGCTGCCCCGCCCCGCCGACGGCGACTGA
- a CDS encoding DUF6333 family protein has product MTDSTAVDKWGHYELTLIFPPFTREAPETAPPNDPGRARRVAESLGTVAEVLEELPSRALDELPRPETRAGLDLVAVGCWGGTVLVVDPALAGDAVVAAMAEEIGRQRALHPEARIAGSVLLDAGQAYEEHLIDLPGGPALRVGGWDDEEAWEPDGDPAELLRAVGIDPADHGDADVDLDEEPRLADWDAYVLLALGRQLTDGDRSRLRPSLFRVRRTERAAANLTDVWFG; this is encoded by the coding sequence ATGACGGACAGCACCGCGGTGGACAAGTGGGGCCACTACGAACTGACTCTGATCTTTCCGCCGTTCACCCGAGAGGCGCCCGAGACGGCGCCGCCGAACGACCCCGGGCGGGCCCGCCGCGTCGCCGAGTCGCTCGGCACCGTCGCCGAGGTCCTGGAGGAGCTGCCCTCGCGCGCCCTGGACGAGCTGCCGCGGCCGGAGACCCGGGCGGGCCTCGACCTCGTCGCCGTCGGCTGCTGGGGCGGGACCGTCCTGGTCGTCGACCCGGCCCTGGCCGGTGACGCGGTGGTCGCCGCGATGGCCGAGGAGATCGGCCGGCAGCGGGCGCTGCACCCGGAGGCCCGGATCGCCGGCTCCGTACTGCTCGACGCGGGGCAGGCGTACGAGGAGCATCTGATCGATCTGCCGGGCGGCCCGGCGCTGCGGGTCGGCGGCTGGGACGACGAGGAGGCCTGGGAGCCGGACGGCGACCCGGCGGAGCTGCTGCGCGCGGTCGGCATCGACCCCGCCGACCACGGCGACGCCGACGTCGACCTCGACGAGGAGCCGCGCCTGGCCGACTGGGACGCGTACGTGCTGCTCGCCCTCGGCCGGCAGCTCACCGACGGCGACCGTTCCCGGCTGCGGCCTTCGCTGTTCCGCGTACGGCGCACCGAGCGGGCCGCGGCGAACCTCACCGACGTGTGGTTCGGCTGA
- a CDS encoding LPXTG cell wall anchor domain-containing protein, protein MILGTSLLAVGLPVGLPGAQSEADAAPVKRCQDKFGTSPKEPARNTLPGYKPAGPNQWQTPDAEQLFYDFEQPTLNVTGINAPADVAKYGTDTGKYKIGTPEHAYASWNSRQASNNTYKGPFADWLQDVYIENNARNRRGGGFEREVARHFDLGGVNWLCETYLRDFDPQLDKELRQKLGDKVVGPNGRRFDAVDPRTKTVYEFKSGIDPKPKQLKVDAELVRRGWRVVYIHGQEPTDKVKAQYRAAGINYYRHGATPAPYAPGNQYKSRFPGLMTANPAKPSTGAGNDLISRSMPTPEDVRRRQEAARPFQQNTKNALRGPGGVDFTSLELRYVGQNETGSLNYSFSAKNTDEDENPGFGGMEKAQMASDSFFTWLALSPEKFWVNLNPDEPDRIMDRSFGKTDAGRVLLDADLEMKHDFSRAMDPKTPAGSEFWKNLTHKDNRICLHGIRNWITPQPAKVREQDGGIFILDAPLKVNSVPQETKTQPPGEQCRLTEAEIQHNQALVERLLVPIVEKKIAEGPAYADLRRVYASRVAAEWIKQQDAKKPGEFHKIIGSDDASRWPIRGAKWDSYEVWKNYRKSFMEGDYKYEYKEGEYVYTLTVGGVDFSKSPKKNITRTQFNAEKPNLSDVTKGSRAEVLGYKDSPTTLLGGDTAVRKSPPKPSPSHPTPSPSPTKPGDPSTPPPSGTPGPSKPGGDSGGTGGTGPGGDLAHTGSDTPIGLIAGIAALLAAAGGALLWWKRGRSGSGQH, encoded by the coding sequence GTGATCCTCGGCACCTCGCTGCTCGCCGTCGGCCTGCCGGTCGGACTCCCCGGCGCCCAGTCCGAGGCGGACGCGGCACCGGTCAAGCGCTGCCAGGACAAGTTCGGCACCAGCCCGAAGGAGCCCGCCCGCAACACCCTGCCCGGCTACAAGCCGGCCGGGCCCAACCAGTGGCAGACGCCCGACGCGGAGCAGCTGTTCTACGACTTCGAGCAGCCGACCCTCAACGTCACCGGCATCAACGCGCCCGCCGACGTCGCCAAGTACGGCACGGACACCGGCAAGTACAAGATCGGCACTCCGGAGCACGCCTACGCCTCCTGGAACAGCCGCCAGGCGAGCAACAACACCTACAAGGGCCCGTTCGCCGACTGGCTGCAGGACGTCTACATCGAGAACAACGCCCGCAACCGGCGCGGTGGCGGCTTCGAGCGCGAGGTGGCCCGCCACTTCGACCTCGGCGGCGTCAACTGGCTGTGCGAGACGTATCTGCGCGACTTCGACCCGCAGCTCGACAAGGAACTGCGGCAGAAGCTCGGCGACAAGGTCGTCGGCCCCAACGGGCGGCGCTTCGACGCGGTCGACCCGCGCACCAAGACCGTCTACGAGTTCAAGTCCGGCATCGACCCCAAGCCCAAGCAGCTGAAGGTCGACGCCGAGCTCGTCCGGCGCGGCTGGCGCGTGGTCTACATCCACGGCCAGGAGCCCACCGACAAGGTCAAGGCCCAGTACCGGGCGGCCGGCATCAACTACTACCGGCACGGCGCCACCCCGGCCCCGTACGCGCCGGGCAACCAGTACAAGTCGCGGTTCCCGGGCCTGATGACGGCGAACCCGGCCAAGCCGTCGACCGGCGCCGGCAACGACCTGATCAGCCGGTCCATGCCGACCCCGGAGGACGTGCGCCGCCGGCAGGAGGCCGCCCGCCCGTTCCAGCAGAACACCAAGAACGCCCTGCGCGGCCCCGGCGGCGTCGACTTCACCAGCCTGGAGCTGCGCTACGTCGGCCAGAACGAGACCGGCAGCCTCAACTACTCCTTCTCCGCGAAGAACACCGATGAGGACGAGAACCCCGGCTTCGGCGGCATGGAGAAGGCCCAGATGGCCTCGGACTCCTTCTTCACCTGGCTGGCGCTGTCGCCCGAGAAGTTCTGGGTGAACCTCAACCCGGACGAGCCCGACCGGATCATGGACCGCTCCTTCGGCAAGACCGACGCGGGCCGGGTGCTGCTCGACGCCGACCTGGAGATGAAGCACGATTTCTCCCGGGCGATGGACCCCAAGACCCCGGCGGGCTCCGAGTTCTGGAAGAACCTCACCCACAAGGACAACCGGATCTGCCTGCACGGCATCCGCAACTGGATCACCCCGCAGCCGGCCAAGGTGCGCGAGCAGGACGGCGGCATCTTCATCCTCGACGCCCCGCTCAAGGTCAACTCCGTCCCGCAGGAGACGAAGACCCAGCCGCCCGGCGAGCAGTGCCGGCTGACCGAGGCCGAGATCCAGCACAACCAGGCGCTCGTCGAGCGGCTCCTCGTCCCGATCGTGGAGAAGAAGATCGCCGAGGGCCCGGCCTACGCCGATCTGCGGCGCGTCTACGCCTCCCGGGTGGCCGCCGAGTGGATCAAGCAGCAGGACGCGAAGAAGCCCGGCGAGTTCCACAAGATCATCGGCAGCGACGACGCGAGCCGCTGGCCGATCCGCGGCGCGAAGTGGGACTCGTACGAGGTCTGGAAGAACTACCGCAAGTCGTTCATGGAGGGCGACTACAAGTACGAGTACAAGGAGGGCGAGTACGTCTACACGCTGACCGTCGGCGGCGTGGACTTCTCCAAGTCGCCCAAGAAGAACATCACCCGCACCCAGTTCAACGCGGAGAAGCCGAATCTGTCGGACGTCACCAAGGGCTCGCGGGCCGAGGTCCTCGGCTACAAGGACTCGCCGACCACCCTGCTCGGCGGTGACACCGCGGTGCGGAAGTCCCCGCCCAAGCCCAGCCCGAGCCACCCGACGCCCAGCCCGTCCCCGACGAAGCCGGGCGACCCGTCCACGCCGCCGCCGAGCGGCACCCCCGGCCCGTCCAAGCCGGGCGGGGACTCCGGCGGCACGGGCGGCACCGGCCCGGGCGGCGACCTCGCCCACACCGGCTCCGACACCCCGATCGGCCTGATCGCCGGCATCGCGGCGCTGCTCGCCGCGGCGGGCGGAGCCCTGCTGTGGTGGAAGCGCGGCCGCAGCGGCTCCGGACAGCACTGA
- a CDS encoding sorbosone dehydrogenase family protein: MSRGRVVSRTLTGGAVALLLATGCSSTPSSGPSSAPPASPPPASTAPPTTSPAAPVRVAGTLTEGLKSPWGLAELPGGDLLVSSRDERTVTRIDGRTGRQTPVGEVPGVVPGGEGGLLGLAVRDGWVYAYLTAESDNRIVRMRYGGGAGDRLGAPEPVLTGLPKGFIHNGGRIAFGPDGMLYAGTGETGRTGLAQDKGSLGGKILRMTPEGRPAPGNPFPGSLVYSYGHRNVQGLAWDADGRLWASEFGQNTWDELNLIRPGRNYGWPVVEGIAGRAGYTDPVAQWPTSEASPSGIAYARGAIWMAGLRGERLWRIPLSGAERSGEPVAFLKGEYGRLRTVQATAGGTRLWLVTSETDTRGTPGPGDDRILRLEVG, from the coding sequence ATGAGCCGAGGCCGAGTCGTCAGCAGGACACTGACGGGCGGCGCGGTCGCGCTGCTCCTGGCCACCGGGTGCTCCTCCACCCCGTCCTCCGGCCCGTCCTCCGCCCCGCCCGCCAGCCCGCCGCCCGCGTCCACCGCGCCGCCGACGACGAGCCCGGCGGCACCCGTACGGGTCGCCGGGACGCTGACCGAGGGGCTGAAGTCGCCGTGGGGGCTCGCCGAGCTGCCCGGCGGGGATCTGCTGGTGTCGTCGCGGGACGAGCGGACGGTGACCCGGATCGACGGGCGGACGGGCCGGCAGACGCCGGTCGGCGAGGTGCCGGGGGTCGTGCCGGGCGGGGAGGGCGGGCTGCTCGGGCTCGCCGTGCGGGACGGCTGGGTGTACGCGTATCTGACCGCCGAGTCGGACAACCGGATCGTCCGGATGCGGTACGGCGGGGGCGCGGGCGACCGGCTCGGGGCGCCGGAGCCGGTGCTCACCGGTCTCCCCAAGGGCTTCATCCACAACGGCGGGCGGATCGCGTTCGGCCCGGACGGGATGCTGTACGCGGGGACCGGCGAGACCGGGCGGACCGGGCTCGCCCAGGACAAGGGCTCGCTCGGCGGGAAGATCCTGCGGATGACCCCGGAGGGCCGCCCGGCGCCCGGCAACCCCTTCCCGGGCTCCCTGGTGTACTCGTACGGCCACCGCAACGTCCAGGGCCTCGCCTGGGACGCCGACGGACGCCTCTGGGCATCGGAATTCGGCCAGAACACCTGGGACGAGCTGAACCTGATCCGGCCCGGCCGGAACTACGGCTGGCCGGTGGTGGAGGGCATCGCCGGGCGGGCCGGCTACACCGACCCGGTGGCCCAGTGGCCCACCTCGGAGGCCTCGCCGAGCGGCATCGCGTACGCCCGGGGCGCGATCTGGATGGCCGGGCTGCGCGGCGAGCGCCTGTGGCGCATTCCGCTCTCCGGCGCGGAACGATCCGGGGAGCCGGTGGCGTTCCTGAAGGGTGAGTACGGACGGCTGCGCACGGTCCAGGCGACCGCGGGCGGCACCCGGCTCTGGCTGGTGACCAGCGAGACCGACACCCGGGGCACCCCGGGACCCGGCGACGACCGGATCCTGCGCCTGGAGGTCGGCTAG
- a CDS encoding AAA family ATPase, with amino-acid sequence MLGAVETRSVSPVFVGRAGELTALTEALSRAAAGEPQALLLGGEAGVGKTRLVEEFTARARAAGAVVALGGCVEIGADGLPFAPFSTALRALRRELPEEFAAAAAGQEGELARLLPELGDPTGHEPAAEEATARLFELTVRLLEGLAADRTVALVLEDLHWADTSTRHLLAYLFRTLAHGRITVVATYRADDIHRRHPLRPLLAELDRLRSVRRIELARFTRAEVHRQLTGILAAEPDPALLDQVFERSDGNAFFVEELVASHESGCAATALSDSLRDLLLVRVEALPEAAQRVVRIAAEGGSTVEFDLLAAVSGLPEDTLIEALRLAVGANILLAAPEGDGYRFRHSLVREAVSDDLLPGERSRLHRRYAEALEADPALVRADERATRLATYWYHARDAARALPAVLRASVEARKRYAYAEQLRLLERAMELWDEVPDAVRAALRPLDYAESYPACSRDPETPLRHLDLLAEAAFAARLSGERERALKIGRTALRILDSDEEHDPLRAAWFYVERARLQSNLARGDGWAEIARAQELVRGLPPSAVHAVVLGIAAGWGMLRNPGPGAFADAERAVEYARLVKAEATELSALGTLGSLMTAAGDPDAGLAQLHEVRRRTLALGQFHEASRTYVNISSGLEGLGRSREAVDIATDGIASARAHGLVDSAGWVRANLAESLYSLGEWDRAQEECELLLRGGAADTKPGGTALLLLARLAVERGDPGTAAGRLAESSARYGSRDPIPQYTLPTAHVALQIAAAEGRLADVRTGLAAAAEAGFPPGTHRYGWPLVLTAVTAEADARGLPAADAGRAAALDLIRRCVRSLAAPAPVWQAYAHQVSAELARAEDRATAERWAEVVAAFEPLDRPYELARARHRHADALLAEGGRREEAAALLHAAHTTAVRLGAQPLREDVELLAARARLAPLSAAPDAPRQPEPEEGDAFGLTPREQDVLRLVAAGRTNRQIAEELFISPKTASVHVSNILAKLGVAGRGEAAALAHRLRLLDAPA; translated from the coding sequence ATGCTCGGCGCCGTGGAGACCAGGTCAGTCAGCCCCGTCTTCGTCGGCCGGGCCGGCGAACTCACCGCCCTCACCGAGGCGCTCTCCCGCGCGGCCGCGGGAGAGCCCCAGGCGCTCCTCCTCGGCGGCGAGGCCGGGGTCGGCAAGACCCGCCTCGTCGAGGAGTTCACCGCCCGGGCCCGCGCCGCCGGCGCCGTCGTCGCGCTCGGCGGCTGCGTCGAGATCGGCGCCGACGGACTGCCCTTCGCCCCCTTCTCCACCGCCCTGCGCGCGCTGCGCCGGGAACTCCCCGAGGAGTTCGCCGCGGCCGCCGCCGGCCAGGAGGGCGAACTCGCCCGGCTGCTCCCCGAACTCGGCGACCCCACCGGCCACGAACCCGCCGCCGAGGAGGCCACCGCCCGCCTCTTCGAGCTCACCGTACGGCTCCTCGAAGGCCTCGCCGCCGACCGCACCGTCGCCCTCGTCCTGGAGGACCTGCACTGGGCCGACACCTCCACCCGGCACCTGCTCGCCTACCTCTTCCGCACCCTCGCCCACGGCCGGATCACCGTCGTCGCCACCTACCGCGCCGACGACATCCACCGCCGCCACCCGCTGCGCCCGCTGCTCGCCGAACTCGACCGGCTGCGCTCCGTCCGCCGCATCGAACTCGCCCGCTTCACCCGTGCCGAGGTGCACCGCCAGCTCACCGGCATCCTCGCCGCCGAACCCGACCCCGCCCTCCTCGACCAGGTCTTCGAACGCTCCGACGGCAACGCCTTCTTCGTCGAGGAACTCGTCGCCTCCCACGAGTCCGGCTGCGCCGCCACCGCCCTCAGCGACTCCCTGCGCGACCTGCTCCTGGTCCGCGTCGAAGCCCTGCCCGAGGCCGCCCAGCGGGTCGTCCGGATCGCCGCCGAAGGCGGCTCCACCGTCGAGTTCGACCTGCTTGCCGCCGTCTCCGGACTGCCCGAGGACACCCTCATCGAGGCCCTGCGCCTCGCCGTCGGCGCCAACATCCTGCTCGCCGCCCCCGAAGGCGACGGCTACCGTTTCCGCCACTCCCTGGTCCGCGAGGCCGTCAGCGACGACCTGCTGCCCGGCGAACGCTCCCGGCTGCACCGGCGCTACGCCGAAGCCCTGGAGGCCGACCCCGCGCTGGTCCGCGCCGACGAACGCGCCACCCGGCTCGCCACGTACTGGTACCACGCCCGCGACGCCGCCCGCGCCCTGCCCGCCGTCCTGCGCGCCTCCGTCGAGGCCCGCAAGCGCTACGCCTACGCCGAACAACTCCGGCTCCTCGAACGGGCCATGGAACTCTGGGACGAGGTCCCCGACGCGGTCCGCGCCGCCCTGCGCCCCCTCGACTACGCCGAGTCCTACCCTGCCTGCTCCCGCGACCCCGAGACCCCGCTCCGCCATCTCGACCTGCTCGCCGAGGCCGCCTTCGCCGCCCGCCTCTCCGGCGAACGCGAACGGGCCCTCAAGATCGGCCGCACCGCGCTCCGCATCCTCGACAGCGACGAGGAACACGACCCGCTGCGCGCCGCCTGGTTCTACGTCGAACGCGCCCGCCTCCAGTCCAACCTGGCCCGCGGCGACGGCTGGGCCGAGATCGCCCGCGCGCAGGAACTCGTCCGCGGCCTGCCGCCGTCCGCCGTGCACGCCGTCGTCCTGGGCATCGCGGCCGGCTGGGGCATGCTCCGCAACCCCGGCCCCGGGGCCTTCGCAGACGCCGAACGCGCCGTCGAATACGCCCGGTTGGTCAAGGCCGAGGCCACCGAACTCTCCGCCCTCGGCACCCTCGGCTCCCTCATGACGGCCGCGGGCGACCCCGACGCCGGACTCGCCCAGCTCCACGAGGTACGCCGACGGACCCTGGCCCTCGGCCAGTTCCACGAGGCCTCGCGCACCTACGTCAACATCTCCTCCGGCCTGGAGGGCCTCGGCCGCTCCCGGGAGGCCGTCGACATCGCCACCGACGGCATCGCCTCCGCCCGCGCCCACGGCCTCGTCGACAGCGCCGGCTGGGTTCGCGCCAACCTCGCGGAGTCGCTGTACTCCCTCGGCGAGTGGGACCGCGCCCAGGAGGAGTGCGAACTGCTGCTGCGCGGCGGCGCGGCCGACACCAAGCCCGGCGGCACCGCCCTGCTGCTCCTCGCCCGGCTCGCCGTCGAGCGCGGCGATCCCGGCACCGCCGCCGGCCGGCTCGCCGAGTCCTCCGCCCGCTACGGCAGCCGCGACCCCATCCCGCAGTACACCCTGCCGACCGCCCACGTGGCCCTTCAGATCGCCGCCGCCGAGGGCCGCCTCGCCGACGTCCGCACCGGCCTCGCCGCCGCGGCCGAGGCCGGCTTCCCGCCCGGCACCCACCGCTACGGCTGGCCGCTCGTCCTCACCGCCGTCACCGCCGAGGCCGACGCCCGCGGCCTGCCCGCCGCCGACGCGGGCCGCGCCGCCGCGCTCGACCTGATACGCCGCTGCGTCCGGAGCCTCGCCGCCCCGGCGCCCGTCTGGCAGGCGTACGCCCACCAGGTCTCCGCCGAACTCGCCCGCGCCGAGGACCGGGCCACCGCCGAGCGCTGGGCCGAGGTCGTCGCCGCCTTCGAGCCCCTCGACCGCCCCTACGAGCTGGCCCGGGCCCGGCATCGCCACGCCGACGCGCTGCTCGCCGAGGGCGGCCGGCGCGAGGAGGCCGCCGCCCTGCTCCACGCCGCCCACACCACCGCCGTACGCCTCGGGGCGCAGCCGCTGCGCGAGGACGTCGAACTGCTCGCCGCCCGGGCCCGCCTCGCCCCGCTCTCCGCCGCCCCGGACGCCCCGCGGCAGCCGGAGCCGGAGGAGGGCGACGCCTTCGGCCTCACCCCGCGCGAACAGGACGTCCTGCGCCTCGTCGCCGCCGGGCGCACCAACCGCCAGATCGCCGAGGAGCTCTTCATCTCGCCGAAGACGGCGAGCGTCCACGTCTCCAACATCCTCGCCAAACTGGGCGTCGCGGGGCGCGGCGAGGCGGCCGCGCTCGCACACCGGCTGCGGCTGCTCGACGCACCGGCCTGA